A genome region from Engraulis encrasicolus isolate BLACKSEA-1 chromosome 6, IST_EnEncr_1.0, whole genome shotgun sequence includes the following:
- the LOC134451326 gene encoding retinal Mueller cells isomerohydrolase, translated as MVSRVEHPAGGYKKVFETCEELAEPIPALVTGTIPSWLTGSLLRLGPGLFEVGSEPFYHLFDGQALMHKFDLKDGHVTYYRKFVRTDAYVRAMTEKRVVITEFGTAAYPDPCKNIFSRFFTYFQGIEITDNCLVNVYPVGEDFYACTETNYITKVDPDTLETLKKVDLCKYVSVNGVTAHPHIEKDGTIYNIGNCFGKNMSLAYNMVKIPPTQADKSDPIERAEVVVQFPSSERFKPSYVHSFGMSENFFVFVETPVKINLLKFLSAWSIRGTNYMDCFESNETMGTWFHVATKNPGEYKDHKFRTSAFNTFHHINTYEDQGFIVVDLCTWKGHEFVYNYLYLANLRQNWEEVKKEAMKAPQPEVRRYVLPIDVHREEQGKNLISLPYTTATAVMRTDGTIWLEPEVLFSAPRQAFEFPQINYGAHGGRDYTYAYALGLNHFIPDRICKLNVKSKETWVWQEPDSYPSEPLFVPSPEAVEEDDGVLLSIVVNPGEGQRPAYLLILDARDLTEIARASVEVIIPVTFHGMYKP; from the exons ATGGTTAGTCG AGTTGAGCATCCAGCTGGAGGCTATAAGAAGGTCTTTGAGACATGTGAGGAACTGGCTGAACCAATACCAGCACTGGTTACAG GCACGATCCCCTCCTGGTTGACTGGGAGCCTGCTGAGACTGGGCCCTGGGCTCTTCGAGGTGGGAAGTGAGCCCTTTTATCACCTGTTTGATGGGCAGGCCCTCATGCACAAGTTTGACCTGAAGGATGGACATGTCACCTACTATCGCAA GTTTGTCAGGACCGATGCTTACGTGCGAGCTATGACTGAGAAACGGGTCGTCATCACTGAGTTCGGGACCGCTGCCTACCCAGACCCTTGCAAAAACATATTTTCCAG ATTCTTCACATACTTCCAAGGCATTGAAATCACTGACAACTGCCTTGTGAATGTCTATCCTGTTGGTGAAGACTTCTATGCTTGCACTGAAACCAACTACATCACAAAAGTTGACCCAGACACACTGGAAACCCTTAAAAAG GTGGATCTGTGCAAATATGTGTCAGTCAATGGTGTAACAGCCCACCCCCATATAGAGAAAGATGGAACCATCTACAACATTGGAAACTGTTTTGGAAAGAACATGTCACTGGCGTACAATATGGTCAAAATTCCTCCCACCCAAGCAG acaaatcaGATCCTATCGAGAGGGCTGAAGTGGTTGTGCAATTCCCTAGCAGTGAAAGGTTCAAGCCATCTTATGTTCACAG CTTTGGGATGTCGGAGAACTTCTTTGTGTTTGTGGAGACGCCTGTGAAGATTAACCTTCTGAAATTCCTAAGCGCCTGGAGCATCCGTGGAACCAATTACATGGATTGCTTTGAGTCTAACGAAACAATGGGT ACCTGGTTCCACGTGGCCACTAAGAATCCTGGTGAATACAAGGACCACAAGTTCCGAACTTCAGCGTTCAATACCTTCCACCACATCAACACCTATGAAGATCAAGGCTTCATTGTTGTTGATTTATGCACCTGGAAAGG GCATGAGTTTGTGTATAACTACCTCTACCTGGCCAACCTGCGACAGAACTGGGAGGAGGTCAAGAAGGAGGCCATGAAGGCTCCTCAGCCTGAAGTGCGAAGATATGTTCTTCCCATTGATGTGCACAGG GAGGAACAGGGCAAGAACCTAATCTCTCTGCCTTACACTACAGCCACTGCTGTCATGCGCACTGATGGAACCATTTGGCTAGAACCAGAGGTCCTGTTCTCTGCACCCCGTCAAG CCTTCGAGTTCCCCCAGATAAACTACGGTGCCCACGGTGGGAGAGACTACACCTATGCCTATGCCCTCGGCCTGAACCATTTCATCCCAGACAGG ATCTGCAAGCTGAACGTCAAATCCAAGGAGACCTGGGTATGGCAGGAGCCAGACTCTTACCCCTCGGAGCCTCTCTTCGTGCCGTCTCCCGAGGCCGTGGAAGAGGACGACG GTGTGCTGCTGAGCATCGTGGTGAACCCCGGAGAGGGCCAGAGGCCGGCCTACCTCCTCATCCTGGACGCCAGGGACCTGACGGAGATCGCCCGCGCTTCTGTGGAGGTCATCATCCCCGTCACCTTCCATGGGATGTACAAGCCCTGA
- the si:ch211-198n5.11 gene encoding methylcrotonoyl-coenzyme A carboxylase 2, with protein sequence MHRCILRGLRFEDSVVLSSCIRQQRIADKKWTVSLRSRPCHSIHSWISPSTTVRWQPLTHFVSARAHHLTQSKCMSAARRKRLPSAFPVIDGGLNPIVNHVFELNLRNSLVCQDRYLKYKAQVQKGGGDNATLRHTQRNKKLLVRERLRRLLDDEDYLELAPFAGLGLPYGDIPSAGCLTGIGKINGLWCVFIANDATVKGGTAYPITVKKQLRAQDVAMQNRLPCVYLVDSGGAFLPLQSEIFPDKNQGGRTFYNEAIMSALKIPQVAIVCGSCTAGGAYIPTMAEETVMVHRIGTIFLGGPPLVKAATGEEVSPENLGGATLHAEVSGCVDHFSAVEQDSFESTRNIISTLNFELPEEGEEDGAIEAPLHSADDLMGLAPKTYHHSLDAKLIVSRLTDGSKFQEFKGRYGTTLLTGFAKIEGQLVGIVASNGELTYEASLKGTHFVTLCDQRDVPLVFLQNTAPEPGMTLSTHKAEANTNRLKAQGSMMSAVACASVPKITVVIGGCHGADSYAMCGRAFDPNFLFLWPNARVSLVAPGCSEALVPEEEEAARLDNKLEEESCAFFSSGRLWDDGVILPQDTRKVLSNCLKIIKQQEYQISKERQRTPLLRL encoded by the exons ATGCACAGATGCATACTGAG GGGTTTGAGGTTCGAGGATTCTGTCGTTTTGTCTTCATGCATACGACAACAAAGGATTGCGGATAAAAAGTGGACTGTTTCTTTACGAAGTCGACCTTGTCATAGCATTCATTCATGGATATCGCCATCAACAACAGTACGGTGGCAACCTTTGACACACTTCGTGAGTGCACGAGCTCACCACCTAACACAGTCCAAGTGCATGAGCGCTGCACGGAGAAAACGTCTACCAAGTGCCTTTCCAGTCATAGACGGAGGTCTGAATCCCATTGTGAACCACGTATTTGAACTTAACCTACGGAATAGTCTGGTTTGCCAAGACAG ATATCTCAAATACAAAGCGCAGGTGCAGAAAGGAGGTGGTGATAATGCCACCCTGCGTCACACCCAGAGGAACAAGAAGTTGTTGGTGAGGGAGCGCCTTCGACGGTTGCTGGATGATGAGGACTACCTCGAGCTGGCACCCTTCGCTGGACTGGGCCTGCCTTATGGCGATATACCCTCTGCTGGATGCCTCACTG GCATTGGCAAGATCAACGGGCTGTGGTGCGTGTTCATAGCCAATGATGCCACGGTGAAGGGTGGCACGGCATACCCCATCACCGTGAAGAAGCAGCTGCGTGCCCAAGACGTGGCCATGCAGAACCGGTTGCCCTGTGTCTACCTGGTGGACAGCGGGGgtgccttcctccctctccag TCTGAAATATTCCCTGATAAAAATCAAGGTGGACGCACCTTCTACAATGAAGCCATAATGTCAGCTCTGAAGATACCCCAG GTGGCGATAGTGTGTGGCTCCTGCACGGCAGGTGGTGCCTACATCCCCACCATGGCAGAGGAGACGGTGATGGTGCACCGCATCGGGACCATCTTCCTGGGGGGGCCTCCCCTGGTGAAGGCTGCCACGGGGGAGGAGGTGTCCCCTGAGAACCTAGGGGGGGCCACACTACACGCAGA AGTGAGTGGCTGTGTGGACCACTTTTCTGCAGTGGAGCAGGATTCCTTTGAGTCGACCAGGAACATCATCTCCACGCTGAACTTCGAGTTGcccgaggagggagaggaggatggggccaTAGAGGCACCTCTACACAGCGCTGACGACCTGATGGGCCTCGCTCCCAAGACATACCACCACAGCCTGGACGCCAAgctg atCGTGAGTCGACTTACAGATGGCAGCAAGTTCCAGGAGTTCAAAGGCCGCTACGGGACCACGCTTCTCACCGGCTTTGCCAAGATCGAAGG gcAGCTGGTGGGCATAGTGGCGAGTAACGGGGAGCTGACGTACGAGGCGTCCCTGAAGGGAACTCACTTTGTCACGCTGTGCGACCAGAGGGACGTCCCCCTCGTATTCCTCCAGAACACGGCGCCCGAACCCGGCATGACACTCTCTACACACAAG GCTGAGGCGAACACCAATCGTCTGAAGGCTCAGGGGTCCATGATGTCAGCGGTGGCCTGCGCCTCAGTGCCGAAGATCACCGTGGTGATCGGGGGTTGCCATGGGGCTGACAGTTATGCCATG tgtggAAGGGCATTTGACCCCAATTTCCTCTTCCTGTGGCCCAATGCCAGAGTGTCCCTGGTGGCGCCGGGATGCTCAGAAGCACTCgtgcctgaggaggaggaggctgcacGGCTCGACAACAA GCTAGAGGAGGAGAGCTGTGCCTTCTTCTCGTCTGGGAGACTATGGGATGATGGAGTGatcctgccccaagacacaaggAAG gTTTTGAGCAACTGTTTAAAAATCATCAAACAACAAGAGTACCAGATCTCCAAGGAGAGACAGCGAACTCCATTACTGCGACTTTAA